Part of the Planococcus plakortidis genome is shown below.
ATAGGCGATTTGCGGCACGCTGGCGTTGTGGTTTGCCGCCACTTCCTCCAAGGCATCGATGACGGTATACAAACGCTCCTGGTCATACACCCAAGGCTCCGGCCAGCCGCCGCCTTGGCGGGTATCTTCCGGCGCTTCCTTATCCCGGCCGATCTTGCCGGTCAACAGACCTTCACCGAGCGGGCTCCAGATCATCGAGCTGACGCCGAGCTCCGCCCCTGCTGGAAGCAGTTCGTATTCCGATTCGCGCGCTTCCGGGGTGTAGTAGATCTGCTGGGTGACCGGCGGGATCTTGCCGTTCTGTTCCGCGAAAGTATGCGTCTTCGCGAGCGCCCAGCCGCTGTAGTTCGAGACGCCCCAATGGCGGATCTTGCCGGCCTTGATCAGATCGTTCATCGTCTCGACCGTCTCCTCGACCGGCGTCTGCCCGTCCCACAAGTGGACGAAATACAAGTCGATGTAATCCGTGCCGAGCCGCTCGAGCGATTCATCGATGGATTTCATCAAATTGTTACGGGAAGCTCCCCGTTCATTCGGATGGCTGTCGAACGGAAACCCGGTCTTCGACGAAATCAGCACCTTGTCGCGCTTGCCCCGTATCGCCGCACCGAGCACCTTTTCAGCGTTCCCTTTCGAATACAGGTTCGCCGTATCGAACATATTGATCCCGGCATCGATCGACATGTCCACCATGCGGTTTGCGGTGTTCTCCTGTACATTACCTGCCGCTTCAAAGCCGTTCGTCCCGCTGAACGGGATCGTGCCGAGAATGTATTTCGGGACGCGCAGCCCCGATTTGCCCAAATTGATATAATCCATTGAAGAAATCCTCCTCATTGCTTGCCTGTTTTTTTATTCATGGGAATTAAATACCCTTTCCGAATTCCGTTAAACAAGGCCGCCGTCTTTCACTCCCGCTTCCAAGCGTAAATAAAAAAGGGGCAAAGCATATGCTTCGCCCCTGCTCTCCGTATCCACAAAATCGGCTACGCCCATATGACCCGGTACGAGCCGCCCGCTTCCTGTTCCAGGCGGCAATTATCGGACAGAATCTGGCGGAAGCTCTCCGCTTGCGCTTCGTCCAAGGCAAGCCCTGAAAGCCCCTGTTCGGTCTCAGTATAATCAAGGTCCGCTTCCTGGCCGA
Proteins encoded:
- a CDS encoding aldo/keto reductase; the protein is MDYINLGKSGLRVPKYILGTIPFSGTNGFEAAGNVQENTANRMVDMSIDAGINMFDTANLYSKGNAEKVLGAAIRGKRDKVLISSKTGFPFDSHPNERGASRNNLMKSIDESLERLGTDYIDLYFVHLWDGQTPVEETVETMNDLIKAGKIRHWGVSNYSGWALAKTHTFAEQNGKIPPVTQQIYYTPEARESEYELLPAGAELGVSSMIWSPLGEGLLTGKIGRDKEAPEDTRQGGGWPEPWVYDQERLYTVIDALEEVAANHNASVPQIAYAWVRDRPNVGPIVIAARNEEQLEENIASYKIKLKRDEHDLIEAAARPAPFYPHWHRAMSGPDQASPSEKVYLDAYKKTMGLK